The Flavobacterium faecale genomic sequence TACTATTACTACCAAGAAGCTTTAGATATTATAACGGCGAACGGTTTTAATAAGGCAGATGTAGTAGCACTTTTAAACCAAGGAAAAATTAATACACAATGGAAAGAGATTCTGACTGTAACGCAATTTAACGATTTTACAAGTGCATTTGGTGGGGTTATGGTAGGTGCGTCAGGAGCAATTTATGGTGTTATTGTGGCTTTTGCTTTCATGTTTCCTGAAGCAGAATTGTCACTGATGTTTGTACCAATTCCAATCAAAGCAAAGTATTTTGTACCTGGATTGGTTTTAATTGATTTATACATGGGAGTTTCGGGCCAATCTCTTTTTGGAGGATCTGGCGGAGGTGGTATAGCCCATTTTGCTCACGTAGGTGGTGCTCTGTTTGGCTTCTTGATTATGTGGTACTGGAAGAAAAATCAATTTAACGGAAATCGTTGGAACTAGTTTTTAGGAATTAATTCAAAATAGAAATGAACATATTAGAAGATTTAAAGTTACAATACAAAATTGGGGGCATTGCGCATCAGTTGATTTACTGGAATGTAGGTTGTTTTTTGGTGTCATTGATTTTATTTTATCAATCGCAAATAGGTGATTTTGATTTTCCTTTTTGGATCGCATTAAAGACTGATCCAACGCCATTTTTGTATGCGCCATGGACTTTTTTGACCTATGCCTTTTTTCATGATGGTGTCTTGCATTTGTTCTTTAACATGATGGTCCTTAACTTTTCGAGTCAATTGTTTTTAACCTATTTTACACAAAAACAATTTTTGGGATTGTATTTTCTTTCTGCTATTTTTGCAGGATTCGTGTTTGTAGGGAGTTATTATTTTTTGAATGTTAGTTCGGGTATTG encodes the following:
- a CDS encoding rhomboid family intramembrane serine protease — its product is MRNVTETVKQLIIINVLFFIGTTIVGDPAYKFLAMFFPENQDFRGWQIITHMFMHGGLMHIFFNMFALYSFGSALEHFWGGKKFLFFYISCGLGAAALHTAINYYYYQEALDIITANGFNKADVVALLNQGKINTQWKEILTVTQFNDFTSAFGGVMVGASGAIYGVIVAFAFMFPEAELSLMFVPIPIKAKYFVPGLVLIDLYMGVSGQSLFGGSGGGGIAHFAHVGGALFGFLIMWYWKKNQFNGNRWN